The genomic region CTCCGTCGCGGCCTGGATGCCGGCGACCTGCTGGGCGATCTCGCCGGTCGCCCTGGCCGTCTGCTCGGCGAGCGCCTTGACCTCGGTAGCGACCACCGCAAAGCCGCGGCCGGCTTCGCCCGCACGCGCCGCCTCGATCGTGGCGTTCAGCGCCAAGAGGTTGGTTTGGCCGGCGATGGTGCTGATCAGCTCGACGACGTCGCCGATCCGCGCGGCGGCCCTGGAGAGGGCGCCGACGCGCTCGTTGGTCCGGCTCGCCTGACCGACGGCCTCGGTGGCGATGCGGGCGGATTCCTGCACCTGGCGGGCGATCTCGGAGACCGAGGAGGAGAGCTCCTCGGTGGCCGAGGCGACCGCCTGCACATTGGCCGAGGCCTCCTGCGAGGCGCTGGCGACCTCCGTCGAGAGGTCCTGGGCCCGCGCGGCGGTCGTGGTCAACGTGCCTGCGGAGGCTTCGAGCTCGCTCGACGCCGACGATACCGTATTGACGATCTCACCGACCGCCTGCTCGAACTGATCGGCGAGCCTGGACATGTCGGCCTTGCGGCTCTCGGCCTGCCGCGCCTCGAACTCGGCCTGCTCGGCGCGCATGCGCTCGGTCTCGATCATGTTGTCCTTGAACACCTGGATCGCCTTGGCCATGTCGCCGATCTCGTCGGCCTTGCCGCGGCCGGGAATCTCGACCTCGAGATTGCCGCCGGCAAGCCGCCCCATCGCCTGCGTCATCGAGGTCAGCGGACCGACGATGCTGCGGGCGATCAGGACGGCGACGATGCCGCCGAACAGGATGGCGAGGATGCCTGCGATCTCCTGAACGGTCGTCGTTCCCGCAAGCACGGCTTCGGCATTGTTCCGCGAGTCCCGGTAGTCCTTTTTCAGGGTCGTTTCCGCGGTCTTGAGCTTGCCGATGCTGTCGACGATGAGGGGCGCGAGGTTCTTGTGGTAGATCTCGTCGGCCTGAAGCATCGCAGCCGACGTCGCCTCGAATGCCGACTTGTAGAGCTCGAGCGAAGTCTTCACCGGCGCGAGTGCAGCTCGCAGCTCCGCCGCCTGAGGGCTCTTTTCGAGTGCCGCGAGCCGTTGCGCGGCCCTGTCGACACTGGACCTGAAGCTCGCAGGTCCCTGGGTATCGCGCAGCGCCAGAAAACGCCAGTTTGCGATCCTCACGAGCAGAATGCGGGATTCGAGATCGGCGACGAGGGAAGCGGTATCTTCATCAACGGCGGCGCGCGCCACGTCGACGAGCTTGCCCGTCTTGGTGGCCAGCTCCTCTCCGCTCGGCAGCAGCGTCGCCTTGCCTGTTCTCGTCTCGTTGACGGCGTCGCCGAGATTGTCACGCAGGCGTCGCATTTTGGCGATGTCGTCGATCAGGCCGTTGTAGAGCGCGCGCCGCTCCTCCGACAGCGTCCCCTGCGCACCGACCCGGAGCAGCTCGCTCGCCGCGGTCTCCCGCTCTTGCGCCTCCTTCATTGCAGACTCGTTGGCGTCGTAGACGTAGCGCAGATTGGCGCGCTGAATTGCCTGCAGATGGGCCGATATTTCCAGCACCCGCGCCGTGCTGTCGGAGAGGGCGGATTGTCTTGCGACCTGATCCTGCACGTCCCGCAAATTCCAGACGGCAACCACCGCCATCACGAGACCGACCGCCACCAGGGCCATGAAGCCTGCGTACAGGCGTCCCCTGATCCGCAAACGAAATTTCGGCATTCCCACTGTCCACCCAGATTGCATGTAAATTCGAGGGACCGAACAACTCCGGCGATCGTCACGGCCACTCCGGCAGCGGCGGCCTACGCTGCACCGCGACACAATGGGGGACACTTCTTAATTGAACCTTCAAATTCCTCGCGCGCCAGGGCTCGGCCCGCACCAAATCTGCTGATTTTGTCGGCAGCTATGCAAAGCCGCATGCGAATGCGCCGGGCCATGCAGACCGATGCATGCCGCTCGTCAGGGCTGCTTCCGGACCACCGGCGCCGACGCCGGTGGTCGGAGGCTGCATCCTGTATCGCTCGATTTCCATCGGAGAGGCTTCTTCAGCTCGTACGCAATCTCCGACCGCGTCATTCCGAAGTCCAGAAGCTCCCGCTCACTCATGGCCGCGAGCTGGCAATGGATCCGCGCGTGCTCTCGCCGGAGCCGGATGATCTCCGCCAGCTTGCGCCAAACCGATGCGACCCTCGCAGGCCGAAACGAAAGGCGCCAGCCGGCAGACCAGATCGTGCTCAATGCCGTTAGCCCGCGACCCTCGCGACCGTGTGTGGAAACGGTCCGAGCGCCTTCTCGGTCAGAGCCGAGTCGCAATATTCCCTGATCTCCTTGATCTTGCCGTCGGCGAGCCGAAACACGAGGCAATAGTCGTTGTCGTAGCGTGCGCCCTCGAGCGTGACGTTGTCGCCCTTGGCTTCGACCACCACGATGTCGCCGTCGGCGATGAAGCGGTGGGCGATCGTGCGCGTGCGGTCACGCAGGCGCGCGCGGACATAGCCGTGCAGATCGCCAATGATCGCCGCCTTGCCGGCAAAGGTGCGCGACCAGGAATATTGCCCCGTCACGACCCATTTGGCGTCGTCGGCGAGACTGGCGGTGAACAGGGCGCGGTCGCGCGCGGCGGGATCGGGATTGGCGGCCGCGGCAAAGATATCCTGCAGCAGTTTCTTGTTGGCGCTCGCGCTCATGGCGGCATCTCCTCGTGGTGACAACGCGGAGATCATCGCCGGGCCGACAGCATTCTTCAAATCGATATGAAATATGATATCTATTCGCCTCATGAATTTGAATTCGCTCGACCTCAACCTATTGACCGCACTCGACGCATTGCTGCGCGAGGCCAATGTCAGCCGCGCGGCCATGAGGATCGGCCTGTCACAGCCGGCGACGAGCCACGCCTTGCAGCGCCTGCGCGACATCTTCGGCGACCCGCTGCTGGTGCGCACGGGCGCACGGATGGAGCTAACGCCCCGGGCCCAGGCCCTGCGCGCACCGCTGGCGCAGGCGCTCGACCAGGTCCGCGGGCTGTTCGTGCCTGATGACTTCGATGCCGCGCGCAGCGAGCGGCAATTCCGCCTGATGATGCCGGATCTCGCGGTCGAGCTGCTGATGCCGCCGTTGATGGCGAAAGTCTCGCGCCTCGCCCCCAACGTCCGCATCGACGTGGTGCCGTGGCGGGGGCCGGCGATCTTCCACGCCGAGTTCGCCCGCACCATCGACCTCGTGATCTCGATCGGCAATGCCTTCAAGGGCTTTCATCGCCAGTTGCTCTACACCGACAGCGACGCGCTCGCGGTGCGGCGCGGCCATCCTGTCGGAGCGAAGCTGAAGCGGCGCGAGGCGTTCCTGGCCGCCGGCCATGTCGGCGTGATCATCCGCGGCAATGCCGAGGATCTCATCGACACCTGGCTACGCAGCAAAGGGATCGAGCGACATATCTCGCTGGTCGTGCCGGGCTATCTCGAAGCCTTGCACGTCGCCGCGCGCACCGATCTCGTCGCCTTCGTGCCGCGCCGGCTGATCGCCGCGCTGTCGCGGCAGCTCGGCCTCGTCGCGGTGACGCCGCCGCTCGATCCCGGGATCGACGAGCAGTTCATGTTCCATCCGACCCGCGCGCAGATGGACCCCGGTTCGGTCTGGCTGCGGCGGCTGATGCTGGAGACGGGGCGGGAGCTGGAGAAGCGGAGGGCTGGGTGAGGTTGCAGCTTCAACAAGCTCGGTGTCGTCCCGGACAAGCGCGCCCCAAGCGCGCGCCGATCCGGGACCCAGCCACAGGACGTGATTTGGCGAAGACTCGCGGTTGTCAGCGCGCGCGGCAACTTTTCCCTGGGGTTATGGGTCCCGGGTCTGCGCTGACGCTTGCCCTGGACGACAGGGGAGTATGTGGCTGCGCTTACGCCTTCTGCGCCGCCATCACCTTGCTTACCGCGGGGCGATCGGACATGCGCTTGAAGTGATCGGCGATCTTCGGCGTCGCATTGATGTCGACGCTGTCGCCTTCCAGCCAGGTCGAGAGCGTGTAGAGATAGGGATCGCAGATCGTGTACTGATCGCCCATCACCCACGGCCCCTTGAACATCTTCTGCTCGATCAGCTTGAAGCAGGCGGCCATGGTCTTCGGCACCATCGCCTTCATATCGGCGAACGAGCTCTCCTCCGTCGCCCAGCGGGCGCCGCGCATCTTGTGCGCGTGGTTGATGTGCACGGTCGAGCAGAGATAGGAGTTGAACGACTGCACCTGGGCGAAGTCGAAGGGATCGTCGAGCGGCGCGAGCTTCGCCTTGGGGAAGGTTTGCGCGAGATAGGCCAGCATCGCCGGCGTCTCGGTCAGGACGCCGCGATCGGTGACCAGCGCCGGCACCCGGCCCTTCGGATTGATGGCGAGATAGTCCGGGCTGTTCTGCTGGTTGTCCTTGAAGCTCAGCCGTTCGGCGGTGTAGTCGGCGCCGGCTTCTTCCAGGGTGACGTAGGTGGCGAGCGCGCAGGTGCCGGTGGCGTAGTAGAGCTTGAGCATGTCGGACCTCATGGGGGAAAGCCGGAGGTTAACGGTCCTCCGCCGCGCGGTCCATAGGCGACCTGTTCGCAGTTGCCCACGGCCGCCCGGCTGTGCGAAGACGCCGTCCATCGAAGGGGGATTTGTCATGACCGTACTCATCGCCGGTGGCGGCATCGGCGGCCTGACGCTTGCGCTCAGCCTGCACCAGATCGGCGTTCCCGCGAAAGTGTTCGAGAGCGTCGCGGAACTGAAGCCGCTCGGCGTCGGCATCAACGTGCTGCCGCATGCGGTGCGCGAGCTGATCGAGCTCGGTCTGCTGGACAGGCTGGACGCCAGCGGCGTGCGGACGCGCGAGCTCGCCTATTTCTCCAAGCACGGCAAGCCGATCTGGAGCGAGCCGCGCGGCCTGGAGGCCGGCTACAAATGGCCGCAATTCTCGATCCATCGCGGCACCCTCCAGCAGATCCTGCTCGACACCGCGGTCGAGCGGCTCGGCCGCGACAACATCCTCACCAGCCATCATCTGACCGGCTGGAGCGAGACGGCGGGCGGCGTGCGCGCCGAGTTCATCGACAGGGCGACCGGCAAGGCCGCCGGCACGTACGAGGGCGCGATCCTGATCGCCGCGGACGGCATCCATTCCGCCGCGCGAGAAAAGCTCTATCCGAACGAAGGCCCGCCGATCTGGAACGGCCGCATCCTCTGGCGGGGCGTCACGCCGGCAAAGGCCTTCCTCACCAGCCGCACCATGATCATGGCCGGCCACGAGATCCTTAAGTTCGTCTGCTATCCAATCAGCAAGGCGCCGGATGCGGCGGGCAACCACCAGATCAACTGGGTCGCCGAGCGGCACATGCCCCCGACCTATCAGTGGCGGCGCGAGGACTATAACCGCACCGCGCGGCTGGAAGAGTTCCTGCCCTGGTTCGAAAGCTGGACGTTCGACTGGCTCGACGTTCCCGCCCTGATCAAGAACTGCCCGCACGCTTACGAATATCCGCTGGTCGACCGCGATCCGGTGTCGCAATGGACCTTCGGCCGCGTCACGCTGATGGGCGATGCCGCGCATCCGATGTACCCGGTCGGCTCGAACGGCGCCTCGCAGGCGATCCTCGACGCCCGCGTCATCACCCGCGAGATCCTGGCGCATGGCCCGACGCAGGCGGCACTGCTCGCCTATGAAGCCGAGCGCCGGCCCGCGACCACCGACCTCGTCCTGCTCAACCGCAAGAACGGCCCCGAGCAGGTGATGCAGCTGGTCGAGGAGCGCGCGCCGGACGGGTACAAGGTGGTCACCGACGTGCTGTCGCAAGAGGAGCTGGAAGACATCGCGGCCAACTACAAGCGCGTCGCGGGTTTCCAGGTCGAAGCGCTGAATGCGAAGCCGCCGATCGTGCGCAGGGACGCGCGCGCGCAGGCGTGAGGGTCTGGTCAATCATCTCGAGCCGCGCACTCCTCTTCACCTCTCCCCGTAAGAACGGGGCGAGGGAGCGAGAGAGCGGTGCCCGCCTCACTTCACCACCCTCGCCGCCTCCAGCAGGCGCTCGCTGGCGCTTGCCGTCGCCAGCACGGTGCCGTCCTCCGCCATCAGCCTGGCTTCGACGAAGGCGATGGTCTTGCCGAGCTGCGTCACCTTGGCTTCGCCGATGATCGGGCCGGGCTTTGCGGGTGCCAAAAAATTCACGGTCATGCTGATGGTGGTGGTGTAGAGCCGGCCCTCGCTCATCACCAGCACCGCCGGACCCATGGTGTCGTCGAGCATGGCCGAGAGCATGCCGCCCTGGATGAAGCCCGCCGGATTGCAGAACTCCGGCTTGCCTTCGAAACCGAGCTTGATCCAGCCCTCCTGCGGGCGGGCGTCGAGCAGGCGCCAGCCGAGCAGCTCGGCGCAGGGGGGCCTTCGGAAGTTATCGAGCGCGGTCTTGACCATGCGAGATCTCCTTTGCCCTCTTGTTAGCGCAAGGCTGCTGACAGCCTGCTGTCAGCAGGATGGATCCTAAAGCGCGATGCGATTAGGACTAATCGTCATCGCGCTTTAGGTTATTGTTTGAGCATGATCTTTTCGGAAAACCGCTACACACTTTTCCGGATCATGCTCTAGCGACCCAATCCATGCGCGATGACCTTGCGCATGACGTTCGGCAGCGCTTCGCCGGCCAGGGTTGCGATCGGTACCCAGCGCATGCCCTCAGGCGCGCGGGTGCGGGCTTCCACCTTCGCTGTGTAGACCACCAGCTCGAGCGGAAAATGCGTGAAGACGTGGGTGACGACGCCCACCTTGCGCTGCCAGCGCGACAACCCCTTCAGCTGCGGCGCCTGTTGTTTGGCCGTCGCATCGTCCTGGCCGGCGAGCCAGTCCGAGCCCGGCACCTCCGTCATGCCGCCGAGCAGGCCCTTTTCGGGCCGCGAGCGGACGAGCAGCTCGTCGCCACGCGTGACCACGAAGGCGGCGCCGCGCCTGAGCGTCCCGCTCTTCTTCGGCGCCTTGCGCGGGAACGTCTCCTGGGTGCCTTGCGCGCGCGCCGTGCAATCCTCGTTCAGCGGACACAGCGAGCAGGCGGGCTTTTTCGGCGTGCAGATCGAGGCGCCGAGATCCATCAGCGCCTGCGCGCTGTCGCCGGCGCGAGAATCCGCCAGCAGCGTCGCGGCGAGTTGCTGGATCAGCGGCTTGGCTTGCGGCAGCTCCTCCTCGACCGCGAACAGCCGCGACATCACGCGCTCGATATTGCCGTCGACCGGCATGGTGCGGCGGTCGAACGCGATGGCCGCAATCGCCGCCGCCGTGTAGGGCCCGATCCCCGGCAGCGCGCGCAGCCCCTCCTCGGTATCCGGAAACACGCCGCCATGCTCGCGCGTCACCGCGACCGCGCAGGCATGGAGGTTGCGCGCGCGCGAATAATAGCCGAGCCCGGCCCACATCCGCAGCACGTCGTCGAGCGAGGCTCGCCCCAGAGCCGTGACATCAGGCCAGCGCGCGACGAACTTTTCGAAATAGGGGCCGACCGCCTTTACCGTGGTCTGCTGGAGCATGATCTCGGAGAGCCAGACGCGATAAGGATCGAACGCCTCGCCCGGCGCGGCGCGCCAGGGCAATCGGCGGCGATGGCGGTCGTACCATTGCAGGAGCGCGAGCGGGCGCGATGAGGTCTCCGGCCGAGAAGGTTCCGGCTTCGGCTTGCGTACGGATCTGGGGCTCATTCCTCACTGTAGCGGCAATGCACTGGCCTCTCCACGTCATGCCCGCGCTTGTCGCGGGCATCCACGCCTTTCTTCGCAGGAAGAACGTGGATGGCCGGGCCTCCGCCTCGCCGAGGCGGCTTCGGCCGCGCAGGCGGGACAAGCCCGGCCATGACGGCCTCGGGGTCTGTGGCCCGACGTCCGAAGTGCTATAAGGCCGCATGTCCAAATCCGGTCCCATCTTCAAGCCCGGTCCCATCAGCGCAAAGCCGCTCGGGATCCTGCTCGACGACGTCTTCGCCGAAGCCTATGCCAAGCAGGGCTTTGCGGCGCGCGAGCTGGTGACGCGGTGGGCGCAGATCGCGGGGCCGGAGATCGCGGCCCATGCCGAGCCGCTCAAGATGCAATGGCCGCGGCCGGTCGAGGGTCAGCCGCAGGAGCCGGCAACGCTGGTGCTGCGGGTCGAGGGACCGATGGCGCTGGAGATCCAGCACTCGGCCGACGTGATCCTGGAGCGGGTCAACCGCTTCTTCGGCTGGAGCGCGGTCGGCAAGCTCGCCTTCCGCCAGGCCCCCTTGTCGCGGCCCCAGGTCCGGAAGCGGCCCGGCCCGCCGGACCCCAAGGCCGTCGCCAAGGTGGCGGAGAACCTGACCGACATCGAAGATGAAGAACTGAAGACGGCGCTGGCGCGTCTCGGGGCCGCCATCAAGCGAAATTGAGCCTCATTTCGCGGCCATTCTGGACCTGTCCGTAGCGCCCACCATTGCCTCAGGCGACGTTTCGAGCTAGCGACAGGCCGCCCGCAGGGGAACCTCGGGCAAACATTGCCAATCCCGGGAGCCGACCTTGATCATCACCCGCCGCGCCTTCACCACGATGCTGTCGCTGACCGGGCTTGCCGCGTTCGCCGGGCTCTCGCCGCTGCGGTTCATCTCGGAAGCGATGGCGCAGTCGGCCGCCGATGTGGCCAAGCCGGTGTCGCTGCCCGACATGGCGCTCGGCCCGAAGGACGCCGCCGTCACCATCACCGAATACGCCTCGATGACCTGCCCGCACTGCGCCGCCTTCAACGAGCAGGTGTTCCCGAAGATCAAGAAGGAATACATCGACACCGGCAAGGTGCGTTACATCTTCCGCGAGTTCCCGCTCGACATCAAAGCCGCCGCCGGCTCGATGCTGTCGCGCTGCATTGCCAAGGACGACGCGCCGAAATACTTCGCGGTCACCGACATGCTGTTCCGCCAACAGAACGACTGGGTGGTGAAGAACACCACCGAGACCCTGACGCGGATCGGCAAGCAGGCCGGCCTCACCCAGCAGCAGGTCGAGGCCTGCCTGAAGGACCAGGCGCTGCTCGACAAGATCGCCGCCGACCAGAAATACGCCAGCGACGTGCTCAAGGTGGATTCGACGCCGACCTTCTTCATCAACGGCGAGAAGATCAAGGGCGAAGCCTCGTTCGAGGAGTTCGCCAAGAAGATCAACCCGCTTCTGAAGAGCTGATTCGCTCGTCAAGATCC from Bradyrhizobium sp. CB1015 harbors:
- a CDS encoding methyl-accepting chemotaxis protein, with the translated sequence MPKFRLRIRGRLYAGFMALVAVGLVMAVVAVWNLRDVQDQVARQSALSDSTARVLEISAHLQAIQRANLRYVYDANESAMKEAQERETAASELLRVGAQGTLSEERRALYNGLIDDIAKMRRLRDNLGDAVNETRTGKATLLPSGEELATKTGKLVDVARAAVDEDTASLVADLESRILLVRIANWRFLALRDTQGPASFRSSVDRAAQRLAALEKSPQAAELRAALAPVKTSLELYKSAFEATSAAMLQADEIYHKNLAPLIVDSIGKLKTAETTLKKDYRDSRNNAEAVLAGTTTVQEIAGILAILFGGIVAVLIARSIVGPLTSMTQAMGRLAGGNLEVEIPGRGKADEIGDMAKAIQVFKDNMIETERMRAEQAEFEARQAESRKADMSRLADQFEQAVGEIVNTVSSASSELEASAGTLTTTAARAQDLSTEVASASQEASANVQAVASATEELSSSVSEIARQVQESARIATEAVGQASRTNERVGALSRAAARIGDVVELISTIAGQTNLLALNATIEAARAGEAGRGFAVVATEVKALAEQTARATGEIAQQVAGIQAATEESVGSIREISGTIERLSEISSTVAAAVEQQGAATQEISRNVQQAAQGTQLVSTNIGDVQRGASETGSASSQVLSAARSLSADSNRLKQEVAKFLSSVHAA
- a CDS encoding nuclear transport factor 2 family protein, coding for MSASANKKLLQDIFAAAANPDPAARDRALFTASLADDAKWVVTGQYSWSRTFAGKAAIIGDLHGYVRARLRDRTRTIAHRFIADGDIVVVEAKGDNVTLEGARYDNDYCLVFRLADGKIKEIREYCDSALTEKALGPFPHTVARVAG
- a CDS encoding LysR family transcriptional regulator gives rise to the protein MNLNSLDLNLLTALDALLREANVSRAAMRIGLSQPATSHALQRLRDIFGDPLLVRTGARMELTPRAQALRAPLAQALDQVRGLFVPDDFDAARSERQFRLMMPDLAVELLMPPLMAKVSRLAPNVRIDVVPWRGPAIFHAEFARTIDLVISIGNAFKGFHRQLLYTDSDALAVRRGHPVGAKLKRREAFLAAGHVGVIIRGNAEDLIDTWLRSKGIERHISLVVPGYLEALHVAARTDLVAFVPRRLIAALSRQLGLVAVTPPLDPGIDEQFMFHPTRAQMDPGSVWLRRLMLETGRELEKRRAG
- a CDS encoding glutathione S-transferase family protein; translation: MLKLYYATGTCALATYVTLEEAGADYTAERLSFKDNQQNSPDYLAINPKGRVPALVTDRGVLTETPAMLAYLAQTFPKAKLAPLDDPFDFAQVQSFNSYLCSTVHINHAHKMRGARWATEESSFADMKAMVPKTMAACFKLIEQKMFKGPWVMGDQYTICDPYLYTLSTWLEGDSVDINATPKIADHFKRMSDRPAVSKVMAAQKA
- a CDS encoding flavin-dependent oxidoreductase; protein product: MTVLIAGGGIGGLTLALSLHQIGVPAKVFESVAELKPLGVGINVLPHAVRELIELGLLDRLDASGVRTRELAYFSKHGKPIWSEPRGLEAGYKWPQFSIHRGTLQQILLDTAVERLGRDNILTSHHLTGWSETAGGVRAEFIDRATGKAAGTYEGAILIAADGIHSAAREKLYPNEGPPIWNGRILWRGVTPAKAFLTSRTMIMAGHEILKFVCYPISKAPDAAGNHQINWVAERHMPPTYQWRREDYNRTARLEEFLPWFESWTFDWLDVPALIKNCPHAYEYPLVDRDPVSQWTFGRVTLMGDAAHPMYPVGSNGASQAILDARVITREILAHGPTQAALLAYEAERRPATTDLVLLNRKNGPEQVMQLVEERAPDGYKVVTDVLSQEELEDIAANYKRVAGFQVEALNAKPPIVRRDARAQA
- a CDS encoding PaaI family thioesterase, producing MVKTALDNFRRPPCAELLGWRLLDARPQEGWIKLGFEGKPEFCNPAGFIQGGMLSAMLDDTMGPAVLVMSEGRLYTTTISMTVNFLAPAKPGPIIGEAKVTQLGKTIAFVEARLMAEDGTVLATASASERLLEAARVVK
- the mutY gene encoding A/G-specific adenine glycosylase; the protein is MSPRSVRKPKPEPSRPETSSRPLALLQWYDRHRRRLPWRAAPGEAFDPYRVWLSEIMLQQTTVKAVGPYFEKFVARWPDVTALGRASLDDVLRMWAGLGYYSRARNLHACAVAVTREHGGVFPDTEEGLRALPGIGPYTAAAIAAIAFDRRTMPVDGNIERVMSRLFAVEEELPQAKPLIQQLAATLLADSRAGDSAQALMDLGASICTPKKPACSLCPLNEDCTARAQGTQETFPRKAPKKSGTLRRGAAFVVTRGDELLVRSRPEKGLLGGMTEVPGSDWLAGQDDATAKQQAPQLKGLSRWQRKVGVVTHVFTHFPLELVVYTAKVEARTRAPEGMRWVPIATLAGEALPNVMRKVIAHGLGR
- a CDS encoding DUF721 domain-containing protein, yielding MSKSGPIFKPGPISAKPLGILLDDVFAEAYAKQGFAARELVTRWAQIAGPEIAAHAEPLKMQWPRPVEGQPQEPATLVLRVEGPMALEIQHSADVILERVNRFFGWSAVGKLAFRQAPLSRPQVRKRPGPPDPKAVAKVAENLTDIEDEELKTALARLGAAIKRN
- a CDS encoding DsbA family protein, whose product is MIITRRAFTTMLSLTGLAAFAGLSPLRFISEAMAQSAADVAKPVSLPDMALGPKDAAVTITEYASMTCPHCAAFNEQVFPKIKKEYIDTGKVRYIFREFPLDIKAAAGSMLSRCIAKDDAPKYFAVTDMLFRQQNDWVVKNTTETLTRIGKQAGLTQQQVEACLKDQALLDKIAADQKYASDVLKVDSTPTFFINGEKIKGEASFEEFAKKINPLLKS